The Variovorax sp. PMC12 genome segment CCCGGCACGCACCCGTGTTTTCACGGGTACCCAAGCGCAAATCGTTTCAGTCGCTGAAATGCCACGTGGCTACAATCGTGCCTCATTTTTCAGCAGCCGAACGCGCACCGCTTCCTCCCAAATGACCTTGCAGATCGGCAACCACACGCTGGAAAACCGCCTGTTCGTCGCGCCCATGGCCGGCGTGACGGACCGGCCCTTCCGCATGTTGTGCCGTGCGCTGGGCGCGGGCTACGCGGTCAGCGAGATGGTCACGTCGCGCAAGGAGCTTTGGGGCACGCTCAAGACATCACGGCGCGCCAACCATGACGGCGAACCGGGCCCCATTGCGGTGCAGATCGCAGGCACCGACGCCGACATGATGGCCGAGGCCACGGTCTACAACATCGAGCGCGGCGCGCAGATCATCGACATCAACATGGGTTGCCCGGCCAAGAAGGTCTGCAACAAATGGGCGGGCTCGGCGCTGATGCGCGACGAGCCGCTGGCGCTGGAGATCGTGCAGGCGGTGGTCGATGCAGCGCGGCCCTTCAATGTGCCGGTCACGCTGAAGATGCGCACCGGCTGGAGCCACGACCACCGCAACGCCGTGAAGCTGGCGCGCGACTTCGAGTCGGCCGGCGTGCAGATGCTCACGGTGCACGGCCGCACGCGGGAGCAGGGCTACAAGGGCCACGCCGAATACGACACCATCGCCGCCGTGAAGGCCGCGGTGCGCGTGCCGGTGGTGGCCAACGGCGACATCCGTTCGCCCGAGAAGGCGCGCGACGTGCTCGCGGCCACCGGCGCCGACGCGGTGATGGTCGGCCGCGCCGCGCAGGGCCGGCCGTGGATCTTCCGCGAGATCGCGCACTTCCTCGAAACCGGCACGCACCGCGCGCCGCCGCTGGTGGCGGAAGTGCGCCGCTTGCTGCTCGACCATCTCGTGGAGCACTATGCGCTGTACGGCGACTACAGCGGCGTGCGCACGGCGCGCAAGCACATCGGCTGGTACGTGCGCACCCTGCCCGAGGGCGAGGCGTTTCGCGCGCGCATGAACACCATCGAGGACTGCGGCGAGCAGCTGCGCGCGGTCGGCGACTATTTCGACGGGCTGGCGGACCGCATGGAACGCATACCCGTGCAGCACGAGGCAGACAGCGAGCTGTCTGGTGAAGAGGAGGCGGCTTGCGCCGTCGATTGAGAAGAAGAGAAGAAGCAATGAGCAAGAAACA includes the following:
- the dusB gene encoding tRNA dihydrouridine synthase DusB produces the protein MTLQIGNHTLENRLFVAPMAGVTDRPFRMLCRALGAGYAVSEMVTSRKELWGTLKTSRRANHDGEPGPIAVQIAGTDADMMAEATVYNIERGAQIIDINMGCPAKKVCNKWAGSALMRDEPLALEIVQAVVDAARPFNVPVTLKMRTGWSHDHRNAVKLARDFESAGVQMLTVHGRTREQGYKGHAEYDTIAAVKAAVRVPVVANGDIRSPEKARDVLAATGADAVMVGRAAQGRPWIFREIAHFLETGTHRAPPLVAEVRRLLLDHLVEHYALYGDYSGVRTARKHIGWYVRTLPEGEAFRARMNTIEDCGEQLRAVGDYFDGLADRMERIPVQHEADSELSGEEEAACAVD